Below is a window of Lacrimispora xylanolytica DNA.
ATCCAGATAATCCTTCTTTTTCGTGATCTCATACGCTTCTGCAATGCCATAATAGGCTACGCCGCACGGCCAGTCCCAGGACATATCCATTCGTTTTGTCCGGTCCACGATCCGGTCCATGGCCCCCTCAATACTTGCTCTGTCAAATTTTAATTTCCCCATTTGTTATCCCTCCATATCTGTTCCCATTATAAATGATTTTAGATCTTCTGCCAATAACCCGGCGTAGCAATCAGCTCCTTTTTCTGATAAATGAACCTGATCTTCTATGTAAAGCTCCAGGGCATTTTCCTCCCCTGCTTGTATACAGTATTCTAATGACTTTTGATATAGATTGACAAAAGGAACTCCTTCTTTCCCTGCAAACCGTTCCATCTCACTGGCGTATTCCGGCAGAAGTTCTTCTATCTCCCCTCTCTCTCCATCTTTTCTATCTCTGGTTGGACAGATGCAGACAGGAGACACCAGTACAGGCAATGCTCCCCGCTCCCTTGCCGCCTTTGCATAGAGTTTTAGGTAATCGGCAAATTCTGATACCGGCACATAACGCTCCGGTTTATTTGCGGAAGCATCGTTATGTCCAAACTGAATGAGAAGATAATCCCCTTCCTTCATTCTGGCCTTTATATCATCCAAGCGTCCTTCCTTTAGAAAGCTTTTTGTGGACCTTCCAGCCATAGCGCAGTTATCCACGATCAAATGTCTGCTCTGATACCAGGCCTCATTGGAAAAACCGGACTCTTTTTGTCTGCGGACCTCATAAAGGTTTCCTGGGTCCAGATGAGATATCAGCTTTTCTCCAATTCCCGTTGTTTTTACCTCCTGGTTCCAATAAGTCTGGTTCGTGGAGTCTCCGGCGATAAAAAGTGCTGGCCTGCGTTTCATATAAGGAAGTACCTGGCTTACCTCCATATCAGATCCATAGTAAAACTTGGGATAGCAGGGCTGATTATAACAATTGTTCTGCCAGGCCACACCGCAGCGGTATTGAGTATCCTGCATCAGGGTTATGAGCTTGTGGTTCGTCATCTGGGTGTTGGTATAAATTCGAATGGCACTGCTGTCCTCCGTCCGCAAAAGCAGCTCTTCCCTGAAATCTCCAAAGATATCAGCCACTAGGCAAGGGTTTCCCTTGGTCCCGTTATTGGTCTTTGTTCCCAATGGCTCTAACATGGTCTTATGGATAAAATCATTGATCACACCAGTGGGAGATTGTTTTAAGTAGTCCTCTCCGTCTGTGATCTGAGTGGTTAAATCACCAGACCATCGAATGGACATATTGGTACCAAGGGTCTCTTTTTTCAGTAATCTCCCATGGCAATCATAGGTACCGACTCCATTGACCCAGCACTGCAATCCCCTTGCCTCTGGAATCACATCTCCCACCATACACCTGCCTAAATCCTTTGTAGCATATTCCCCGAATATGACTTCTCCGCTTTCTGCGTCCCGGAGGGCATATCCATAAGGTGCCTCCTCTGCGCCTTCAAACACATTGAAGATTTCATAGCCTGGTCGGTCCGGGTCAATATCAGCCACATGCATGGCATCTCCATGGCCAAGCTTAGCCGTCCGTCCGTCCGGCAGCTTATCGTGAGAGCTGTAAAGCAGACTTCCGTCATGGTCAATACAGGCTGCCCCGTAGATAATCTCCATACAGCCGTCCCCATCTACATCGCAGACAGACAAGGAATGGTTGCCCTGCCCCGCCAGAGAACCATAGACAGGATCTGTCCCTCTTCCACCATGAGGGTTATCAGCAAATGGATTATCCATTGGCACAAATCCACTGTCAACCGTCCATACCTGATGAAAACAGTTCTTAAAAAAGTCGTAGGCAGCTATGGAAGACCTGGTATAATATCCCCGGCAAATGATGAGGTATGGCCGTTTTCCATCTAAGTAAGCTACGCCGGATAAAAACCGGTCCACCCGGTTGCATGGCTCGATTCGATTTCCGGAATAATCTCCCCAAAGCAGACCGTCATCTTCCCTGTCAAAAGGAAATGGAATGGTTTCCATCTCTCTTCCATCTCCGGAGAACATGGTTAAATACTCCGGGCCTTTATAAATAAAGCCCTCAAACTCCCGAAGCTTATTTCTTGAACTTCTCTTAGGTGCATACTCATCCAGAAAATAATCTGCCAGACGTGCCCCTTCCTCCTGATTCAGTGGATAGAACGCCATAGGCGGTATGTGGAAGCATTCCTCTAAAGTCCCCGGCCAACGACCGCTTTTTACCTCCGGGTGGTCCTGCCACTGGCAAAAGGTCTGAATGAGGTGGTCCCGGTAATCAGAAGCACTGCACACATAGGAATCCTTGTGGCTGTATCCTTTCTTTCTATCCTCTTCCGGCATGGTGATATAAAAGGAGTTGGTTTCCTTCCCATCCGCTCCAAATAGTGTCATACGGGTACCCGGGGCAGTTTTTAAGGCCATCTCTGCCTTACCATCTCCATTAAAGTCGTAACACATAAACTGGGTGTAATGAGCACCAGCCCTGATATTTGGTCCCAGATCCAGACGCCATAAAAGAGTTCCATCAAGCTTGTAGCAATCAATGTAGCAAGGTCCGGTATACCCTTTGATCGAAACGTCCTGGGAGTTTGATGGATCCCATTTTACAAGGTATTCGTATTCACCATCTCCGTCTATATCAGCCACTGACATGTCGTTGGCGGAGTAGGTATATTCCTCCCCCTTTGGCGTCACTCCAGGTGAAGGCTTTTTTATTGGAATATCAAGATATTCATGATCCCAGACCCTTACAGGATCACAGGCTTTATCTTCCACCCCATTGATCACAGGCGCCACCTGGTATCTGTCTGACTCCCTTCCTTCCCGGTCTAAATAGTTGGTGCTGTCCGTTACCTTTGCCACATGCTTTCCTTCCCGGTACACGACAAAGTCTGCTCCGGTCAGCCCCTGTTTCGCTTCCTTGTATCCTGTCACTTCATGGATAAGAAAGCGCCAGCTTAAGAATATTCCTTCTCCTGTTTTTACCGCCACAAGTCCCCGGTTAATTGATTCTATCTGTTCTTCCTGGAAGAAATGAACGGGAGTTACAAAGGTTTCTTCCCGAACCGTTCCTGTCTCATCTGACTGAACCACCAGGAAATAATGGGGTATGCTGGTGGCCCGCTTAAGCTGATAATGGTCCATTTCTTTTAAATCACTCTCAATCATCAAGCGGTAATTTTCTTTCCCGGTCTCCCTGTCTGACCAGTAGACTCTTGTCTTTTTTACCCCTTCCATGACTTCCCAGGCAATGGTTACGGACTGCCTGGTTATGGCTCTTATTTTTATCATGATTTCCCCCCTTTTCTAGGCTTTATGAAAGCTTTCCGAGGACATGGTCTCCACCAGCTCATCGGCTTCCAATAAGGACTTAGGCAACTCACTCCGGATAAACTCTAAGGCGCATATTACGTTTAAGCACCACTGTGCCACAAAGTTGGTGCTGATCCAGGGAATTTCAGTAAGCTGCTTATGATTTCCTTTGTTATTTTGCGTGGTGATCTGAAACCCATTGTGATTTCCTTCACAAATCATGGCATGAAGCAGATGGCGCCAGGTGGTCTTAGCAAGGGTTTCATCCTTTAAATACCAAGCTCCATAAGCTCCCATGGCAGCCGCCATAAAAGGAAGAGAAAATTCCCTGTCTCCAATGATTCCCCCGGATTCTTCTAGCTGCTGTTGTCTTGGCAGATAGTAAAACCTTCCGTAATCTGCCATCATCTCCTTCCACTCTTCATCTCCCATCAAATCTGCCATTTCCATAAAAATCTGTGGCGCTCCCATGCAGATTTGAAGGTGGGTGCCACCTGCTGCCCGCTCTCCAATGTAGCGAAGATGTACGGTTTCTGGATCAAATTCGAAATCAGGTCCTGATATCAGCTTTAAGGGGGCCTTTTTAATATCCTCCATACCAATCTGAATTTTCTTTAAATACCCTTCATCTAAAAAACGTTCCCACTGGGTCAGCCAGTTGGCGCAAAGAGAAGACCAGTCAGGTCCGCTTCTGGCATGACTTGGAAAGATCATTTCTTCTTTCTTATAAAAATCTGCCAGTGGGTCCTTTTGAAGGAAGGTCAACTCATTGTCCTTTAACTCTAAAAAGATGTCCTCCAGCCGGTAATCACCTGTCATGTAGTAATAATACCGGTGGTGGGCAGCCATGGCAATGCGGGCCTCCTTGCAGGGGCATCCCCAATGACGGACATTGTGGCGGGAGCCAAGTCCTTTATATTTGCCCATATGATACACATCCACCTCAGAGGCATGACGGGTCAGCTTCTCTGCCAAAGTAAATATCTCCGGACGCCCGGTCCGCAGGAAAGAAAGCCAAAGCCATAAGGTGGGAACCAGCTCCGTATTATCCCAGGCATAGCCTCCCATATCGTAACGCCACTGATGACGCTCCGGGTCATAGGTATGCATGAAATCTCCATAATTAAACAGTCCGTACCAGTTTCTCTGTTCTACCTCATTTTGATAAAACTGAACGGCACAGTCCAGCTGATCCTCAAGCCATGCTTCCACCTCAGTCTTCCTTTCCGGCAAAGACCAATGACCAAATGCATCCAGATTATGATAATATTCCGGTTCTCCCACATACTGGGGCGGATTCGTGACTGCCTTGGAAAAACCGGATAATTCTTCTTCCGTGGGAATCATACTCTTATGAAATGAAATGGAATACTGGCTGGTGGAAGCAATTCCATAAGGAGTAGCACCTTTATAATCATAGCCCTCGTAATAGACCTGATTATATCCTCTATCTGTGTAATGTCTGAAATCCATGGCTTCCGCCCCCGGACTATACAGCCATATGGTTGCTTCTGCTTCTTCCATCGTAAGTCCCCGAAAGGTATAGCCGGACGGATAGGTCTGCCAGAAATCCCGAATAGAA
It encodes the following:
- a CDS encoding SGNH/GDSL hydrolase family protein produces the protein MIKIRAITRQSVTIAWEVMEGVKKTRVYWSDRETGKENYRLMIESDLKEMDHYQLKRATSIPHYFLVVQSDETGTVREETFVTPVHFFQEEQIESINRGLVAVKTGEGIFLSWRFLIHEVTGYKEAKQGLTGADFVVYREGKHVAKVTDSTNYLDREGRESDRYQVAPVINGVEDKACDPVRVWDHEYLDIPIKKPSPGVTPKGEEYTYSANDMSVADIDGDGEYEYLVKWDPSNSQDVSIKGYTGPCYIDCYKLDGTLLWRLDLGPNIRAGAHYTQFMCYDFNGDGKAEMALKTAPGTRMTLFGADGKETNSFYITMPEEDRKKGYSHKDSYVCSASDYRDHLIQTFCQWQDHPEVKSGRWPGTLEECFHIPPMAFYPLNQEEGARLADYFLDEYAPKRSSRNKLREFEGFIYKGPEYLTMFSGDGREMETIPFPFDREDDGLLWGDYSGNRIEPCNRVDRFLSGVAYLDGKRPYLIICRGYYTRSSIAAYDFFKNCFHQVWTVDSGFVPMDNPFADNPHGGRGTDPVYGSLAGQGNHSLSVCDVDGDGCMEIIYGAACIDHDGSLLYSSHDKLPDGRTAKLGHGDAMHVADIDPDRPGYEIFNVFEGAEEAPYGYALRDAESGEVIFGEYATKDLGRCMVGDVIPEARGLQCWVNGVGTYDCHGRLLKKETLGTNMSIRWSGDLTTQITDGEDYLKQSPTGVINDFIHKTMLEPLGTKTNNGTKGNPCLVADIFGDFREELLLRTEDSSAIRIYTNTQMTNHKLITLMQDTQYRCGVAWQNNCYNQPCYPKFYYGSDMEVSQVLPYMKRRPALFIAGDSTNQTYWNQEVKTTGIGEKLISHLDPGNLYEVRRQKESGFSNEAWYQSRHLIVDNCAMAGRSTKSFLKEGRLDDIKARMKEGDYLLIQFGHNDASANKPERYVPVSEFADYLKLYAKAARERGALPVLVSPVCICPTRDRKDGERGEIEELLPEYASEMERFAGKEGVPFVNLYQKSLEYCIQAGEENALELYIEDQVHLSEKGADCYAGLLAEDLKSFIMGTDMEG